From Lasioglossum baleicum chromosome 2, iyLasBale1, whole genome shotgun sequence, a single genomic window includes:
- the LOC143219770 gene encoding uncharacterized protein LOC143219770, which produces MTCAPFLALRVLQQLLEDEGSRFPLARPILRSNIYVDDVLFGGDDIPSLRRSRDQLNGLLHCGHFKLRKWASNHSELLTDMDPSDHGLACSKFLTPDDEVKILEVSWNPSRDAFQFQVSLSNTLPSTKRTILSTIAKFYDPLGWVTPAIISAKVIIQDLWRLRIAWDDPISGPALDRWTAIYTRLLSLAEVQIPRWTGHSHSNGHLELHGFADASNIAYAAVIYARCISPTGQITVSLLAGKSKVAPLTPVTIPRLELQGAELLSRLMAFVLSAFENATVKCFCWTDSTVVLAWLRSHPSKWKPYVANRVANIQTRLPNASWQHVPTAKNPADCASRGLLSDDLLRHELWWHGPEWLGLDASAWPSQAPLPEGYDLPEVKHLQSAEFPEELHALQQAQSLSPKSPLLSLNPFLDADGILRVGGRLRHAARPHRVRHPILLAPHPIVRLLVEQVHTQTLHGGVQLTLHTLRQNYWLLRARSMVKSIIHSCVTCVRERAAVPEQIMGNLPDARLSPPARCFAHCGVDYAEPFHIRASAGRGITSRKAYIALFICMATRAIHLELAVDYSTPAFLNAYLRFCSRRGLPEAVYSDNGTNFVGGCRELSAAYRAAIRNPNFLNKTASDGTTWHFIPPSAPHFGGLWEAGVKSVKHLLRRVLGDRMLTFEEFTTLLCAIEACLNSRPLAPISDTLDEYETLTPGNFLVGSSLTVPPQPSYLDLGENRLSRWQLVRHAAERFWRLWQDDYINTLQQRSKWRKPYPPISTGQLVLFRNPTLPPCKWELGRVTQLHSGDDGHTRVVTVKTATATFKRPLVKLCLLPVQSAASATRSGFGAAHTCTAQQDGGCCVFKRPTDQTVKFVKDEPPHQPEESIQL; this is translated from the exons ATGACCTGCGCCCCGTTCCTAGCCCTTCGAGTACTGCAGCAACTTCTCGAGGACGAAGGCTCTCGCTTTCCCCTCGCGCGTCCCATCCTACGGTCGAACATTTACGTAGATGACGTGCTATTCGGCGGCGATGACATCCCTTCTCTACGCCGGTCCCGCGATCAACTAAACGGCCTGCTGCACTGCGGGCATTTCAAACTCCGGAAATGGGCGAGCAACCATTCCGAACTTCTCACCGACATGGATCCGTCGGATCACGGCCTAGCGTGCTCAAAATTCCTCACGCCCGATGATGAGGTTAAAATCCTCGAAGTCAGTTGGAATCCGTCTCGCGACGCCTTCCAATTTCAAGTCTCGCTTTCCAACACGCTTCCCTCAACGAAACGGACAATTTTATCGACAATTGCCAAATTTTACGATCCGTTGGGGTGGGTCACCCCTGCCATTATCTCCGCCAAGGTTATCATTCAGGACCTGTGGCGCCTCCGAATCGCATGGGACGATCCGATCTCCGGCCCTGCACTCGATCGCTGGACCGCGATTTACACTCGCCTTCTGTCACTAGCAGAGGTTCAAATTCCACGGTGGACCGGCCACTCTCACTCTAACGGTCACCTCGAGCTTCACGGCTTCGCGGACGCTTCCAACATTGCATACGCCGCTGTCATCTATGCTCGCTGCATTTCTCCGACAGGTCAGATCACCGTGTCACTGCTAGCAGGCAAATCCAAGGTCGCGCCCCTCACACCTGTGACAATCCCGCGTCTTGAGCTACAGGGCGCCGAGCTTCTGTCCCGTCTCATGGCGTTCGTTCTGTCCGCTTTCGAAAACGCCACCGTTAAGTGCTTCTGTTGGACCGACTCGACCGTCGTCCTAGCATGGCTCAGATCGCACCCGTCCAAGTGGAAACCGTATGTTGCCAACCGCGTCGCGAACATTCAGACTCGACTTCCGAATGCAAGTTGGCAGCATGTGCCTACTGCAAAAAACCCCGCCGATTGCGCTTCCCGCGGGCTCCTCAGCGACGATCTCCTTCGACATGAATTGTGGTGGCACGGTCCCGAGTGGCTCGGACTCGATGCTTCCGCGTGGCCGTCTCAGGCGCCCCTTCCGGAAGGCTACGACCTGCCGGAAGTCAAA CACCTTCAATCCGCGGAATTCCCCGAAGAACTCCACGCGCTCCAGCAAGCCCAAAGTCTGTCGCCAAAGAGCCCGCTACTCTCGCTCAATCCGTTCCTCGATGCTGACGGCATTCTTCGCGTCGGAGGCCGATTGCGTCACGCCGCTCGCCCACACAGAGTGAGGCATCCAATTCTGCTTGCACCGCATCCCATCGTGCGCCTCCTCGTCGAGCAGGTCCACACTCAGACGTTGCACGGCGGCGTGCAACTAACCCTACACACCCTCCGCCAGAACTATTGGCTCCTCCGCGCCCGAAGCATGGTGAAGTCCATTATACACTCGTGCGTTACATGCGTTCGAGAAAGAGCTGCGGTCCCCGAGCAAATCATGGGAAATTTACCCGACGCCCGCTTATCCCCGCCAGCCCGCTGTTTTGCGCACTGCGGGGTGGATTACGCCGAACCCTTCCACATTCGTGCCTCGGCCGGTCGCGGTATCACCTCGCGAAAAGCCTACATCGCCCTTTTCATTTGCATGGCCACGAGGGCGATTCATCTGGAACTAGCCGTCGATTACTCCACTCCGGCATTCCTAAACGCATACCTTCGGTTCTGCTCTCGACGTGGTCTACCGGAGGCCGTCTATTCAGACAACGGCACTAATTTCGTAGGCGGCTGCCGAGAACTCTCCGCAGCCTATCGCGCCGCCATAAGAAacccaaattttttaaataaaacagcGTCCGATGGCACGACGTGGCATTTCATCCCCCCTTCGGCGCCGCATTTCGGAGGCCTATGGGAGGCGGGGGTTAAAAGTGTGAAACATCTCCTTCGCCGCGTTCTCGGTGATCGCATGTTGACTTTCGAGGAGTTCACGACACTCCTCTGCGCGATCGAAGCCTGCTTGAACTCCCGCCCCCTTGCTCCGATCTCCGATACCCTCGACGAGTACGAAACCCTCACCCCCGGGAATTTTTTGGTAGGCTCCTCGCTCACGGTACCGCCTCAGCCTTCATACCTTGACCTCGGCGAAAACCGCCTTTCCCGCTGGCAGCTAGTTCGCCACGCAGCGGAACGTTTCTGGAGGTTATGGCAGGATGATTATATCAATACCCTCCAACAGCGAAGCAAGTGGCGAAAACCGTACCCTCCAATCTCCACGGGGCAACTAGTCCTATTTCGGAATCCCACACTCCCTCCGTGTAAGTGGGAGCTCGGTCGCGTAACTCAATTGCATTCCGGCGACGACGGTCACACCCGAGTGGTCACCGTCAAAACGGCAACGGCGACATTCAAGCGCCCGTTGGTAAAATTATGTCTTTTACCCGTTCAAAGCGCAGCATCTGCGAC GAGAAGCGGGTTTGGTGCAGCCCATACTTGCACGGCTCAACAAGACGGCGGGTGCTGCGTATTCAAGCGGCCCACTGACCAAACCGTCAAATTTGTGAAGGACGAGCCTCCGCATCAGCCTGAAGAGTCTATTCAACTTTAA
- the LOC143219774 gene encoding uncharacterized protein LOC143219774 produces MAGVEAIESQLQTKRAIGRSLLNLRKLGKEKWTKATLRTRIAHLQDHWQKFNTGNDRVCSIIPPADQTKIPYFSENQFEETEETYLETLAFMTSQLDDLTSVPVSHPSNHCDGQVLPPVPADQLPRLNLPEFDGRYATWESFRDRFTALIIKNPSLHDVSRLHYLTSSITGRALECIENIPITEDNFTVAWTALMKRYQNPRRLINAHLQSLFDLPALSHESAADLQRLRDRVCVITASLKNLGRKPEDLWNDILVHLVSQKLDTSSRKAWKLKISDDVAPPPFELLSNFVDSRVRGLEEFSESESVTAAVCPVATMQPAAGPSRVHAVTTYQTSTKTFPPCPVCRASHNLSACPQFTSRNPHGRRELISKLNRCFNCLSNAHTTLDCSSKYSCRVCHRRHHSLLHEDVAPPPSGNSAPVSASSEVSAHLASTREEPSSAVLLATALVKLSVSSGRCVTVRALIDQGSETSFVTEAMVHILRAKRTRVNTSISAVGGVHAGSVRHAVHLQVAHRSRATPAMSTVALVLPALSTYAPKRIRDSRVLAHLADLEWADPDPSNRSAIHLILGADVYPSIVLDGVRKCRSGSPVAQETIFGWVISGSTACQSDESDTVNAVRSDFREFSRISMHHCTQDDPLAQDLKRFWELEEVPRRSFLTPDEEQCESHFRANTTRTADGQYVVRLPFRAGPPINIGQSRPLADQIHRSLQRKFRLNSSLASEYRAFLHEYEELGHMRRALSSSTSSTQAVYMPHHPVFREGSATTHLRVVFNASSVTSNGTSLNDHLLSGPKLQSDLPSVLLRWRKFRYVYTADIAKM; encoded by the coding sequence ATGGCGGGGGTAGAGGCAATCGAAAGCCAACTCCAAACGAAGCGAGCCATCGGACGCAGTCTTCTCAATCTGAggaagctggggaaggagaaatGGACCAAGGCCACACTGCGTACTAGAATCGCCCACCTGCAGGACCACTGGCAGAAATTCAACACCGGAAACGACCGAGTCTGCTCCATCATCCCTCCCGCGGACCAGACCAAGATCCCGTACTTCTCCGAGaatcagttcgaggaaacggaggAAACATACTTGGAGACCCTGGCGTTCATGACGTCTCAGCTCGACGATTTGACCAGCGTCCCCGTAAGTCACCCTTCAAATCATTGCGACGGGCAAGTGCTTCCGCCTGTACCAGCCGATCAGCTTCCGCGTTTAAACTTGCCAGAATTCGATGGCCGATACGCGACGTGGGAATCGTTTCGCGACCGTTTCACCGCCCTCATTATAAAAAACCCATCGCTCCACGACGTATCGCGCCTCCATTATCTGACGTCGTCCATCACGGGTCGCGCTCTCGAATGTATCGAAAATATTCCCATTACCGAGGATAATTTCACAGTTGCCTGGACTGCTCTTATGAAGCGTTATCAAAATCCGCGACGTCTCATCAACGCACACCTTCAATCATTGTTCGACCTGCCCGCGCTTTCTCACGAGTCGGCGGCCGACTTACAAAGACTTCGCGATCGCGTCTGCGTCATCACCGCGTCGCTGAAAAATCTAGGAAGGAAACCGGAAGATCTCTGGAACGATATACTGGTCCATCTGGTATCCCAGAAGCTGGACACGTCGTCGCGAAAAGCCTGGAAACTAAAAATCAGCGACGACGTTGCACCGCCGCCCTTCGAGCTGCTGTCGAATTTTGTTGATTCTCGCGTTCGTGGGCTCGAAGAATTTTCCGAAAGCGAGTCCGTTACCGCCGCTGTGTGCCCCGTCGCGACGATGCAACCAGCCGCCGGTCCTTCCCGCGTGCATGCCGTCACAACATATCAGACGTCGACGAAAACGTTTCCGCCATGCCCGGTGTGTCGAGCATCTCATAATTTAAGCGCATGCCCGCAGTTTACATCGCGGAACCCGCACGGTCGGCGCGAACTTATCAGTAAACTCAATCGTTGTTTCAACTGTCTGAGCAACGCGCATACCACTTTGGACTGTTCAAGCAAATATTCGTGTCGCGTATGTCACCGACGACACCATTCTCTCCTACACGAAGACGTAGCACCGCCACCATCCGGAAACTCAGCGCCCGTGTCAGCCAGTTCCGAGGTGAGCGCTCACCTCGCGTCTACCCGCGAAGAGCCGAGCTCCGCGGTCCTATTAGCCACGGCCCTTGTAAAATTAAGCGTCTCCTCCGGTCGTTGCGTGACCGTCCGAGCCCTGATCGACCAAGGCTCCGAAACAAGTTTCGTCACCGAAGCGATGGTGCATATTCTGCGAGCAAAGCGCACCCGCGTCAATACTTCGATTTCAGCAGTCGGCGGCGTCCACGCCGGGAGCGTGCGTCACGCTGTGCACCTCCAGGTAGCCCACCGCTCGCGCGCGACTCCCGCGATGTCAACCGTTGCCCTCGTGCTCCCTGCGCTTTCAACGTACGCGCCGAAACGCATCCGTGACTCGCGAGTTCTAGCGCACCTTGCGGATTTGGAATGGGCCGACCCCGATCCGTCAAACCGATCCGCAATTCACCTGATTCTTGGCGCGGACGTTTACCCCAGCATCGTTCTCGATGGGGTGCGGAAATGTCGCAGCGGATCGCCAGTAGCGCAGGAAACCATCTTCGGGTGGGTCATTTCCGGATCCACAGCATGTCAGTCCGACGAATCGGATACAGTCAATGCTGTCCGTAGCGACTTCCGCGAGTTCTCAAGAATATCTATGCACCATTGCACTCAAGACGACCCTCTCGCTCAAGACCTCAAACGATTTTGGGAACTCGAAGAGGTTCCCCGTCGCTCCTTTCTCACCCCGGACGAGGAACAGTGCGAGTCGCACTTCCGCGCAAACACCACTCGTACCGCCGACGGTCAGTACGTGGTCCGTCTTCCGTTCCGTGCCGGCCCCCCAATAAACATCGGGCAGTCGCGCCCGTTAGCGGACCAAATTCATCGCTCGCTGCAGCGAAAGTTCCGCCTGAACTCTTCGCTCGCTTCGGAATATCGAGCGTTCCTCCACGAGTACGAAGAGCTCGGCCACATGCGACGCGCGCTCTCCTCCTCTACATCTTCGACGCAAGCGGTGTACATGCCCCATCACCCCGTGTTCCGAGAAGGCAGCGCGACGacacatctccgcgtcgtaTTCAACGCGTCCAGCGTCACCTCAAACGGAACCTCTCTTAATGACCATCTACTCTCCGGTCCCAAGCTGCAGTCCGATCTGCCCTCCGTTCTGCTTCGATGGCGGAAATTTCGATACGTGTATACCGCCGATATCGCGAAAATGTAG